From Pochonia chlamydosporia 170 chromosome Unknown PCv3seq00014, whole genome shotgun sequence, a single genomic window includes:
- a CDS encoding ABC transporter domain-containing protein gives MSGTAGHAYPVGLKRNGSKYSSSAETRMSLSTTDKNESELSNHKCSFGCDERRKSHMAFCPGCPREDNIYCQADWMKERRHDGCDSRHRQIPVATYDLVDSIFTSENDPEKMTHLHEADTGSLWFGLTPGKRVDQPELVNTDVYQRTVALSKFENRRNQYPSLVSFIGTTGSGKSTLIKALLTVRPAENEAIEQDRHFPTPVPGLADGSPNSADVHLYADGSTLDSQTPFLFADCEGLDGGDSQPLSAKIKKKMSENGVAWYDYVRQLGNRSGSTEERTFRSVGETPLRSTNTETVESMPGRTYAVRDLYPRMLYSFSEIICFVTQQPNTTEVALSQLIVWADKSLTKSVNQPALPRVVIVINGTRNHLEEWLDEDTATKDLLHRFRDMPIIDHGLRKIAEAWSNVACQPQSGPKSVHDLIKLYFTEVRVIYVPSKELVAPDVLQDQVLQLRRRLLFECQQIQNKKRNLWTRLNTTQLHLFFNNAFIHFTRDPDRPFDFHAVLKSVSPPPQNFSDYITHLIEAIEMANLGESPAGTDDRLARLLASYMSFATLKNDDFSTLGIKEYAQYFIPNIMHVKTD, from the exons ATGTCTGGGACCGCGGGGCACGCTTATCCCGTGGGCCTCAAAAGAAATGGTAGCAAGTACTCCTCATCAGCAGAGACACGCATGAGTCTGTCTACTACAGACAAAAATGAATC GGAGCTCAGTAACCACAAATGTTCCTTTGGTTGCGATGAGCGCCGGAAATCCCACATGGCTTTTTGCCCTGGGTGTCCTCGGGAAGATAACATCTATTGTCAAGCCGATTGGATGAAGGAGAGACGCCATGATGGGTGCGACTCTCGGCATCGACAAATCCCCGTAGCGACTTATGACCTCGTTGACAGTATCTTTACTAGCGAAAATGATCCAGAGAAGATGACTCATTTGCACGAAGCCGATACGGGTTCCTTATGGTTTGGTCTAACGCCGGGGAAGCGTGTTGATCAGCCTGAACTAGTCAATACGGACGTCTATCAACGTACTGTCGCTCTTTCCAAGTTCGAGAATCGCCGAAATCAGTATCCATCCCTCGTATCATTTATAGGAACAACTGGTAGTGGCAAGTCTACATTGATT AAAGCCCTCTTAACGGTACGACCCGCGGAAAATGAAGCGATTGAGCAAGATCGGCACTTTCCTACGCCCGTACCGGGTCTTGCGGACGGTTCGCCAAACAGCGCCGACGTTCACCTTTATGCCGATGGCAGCACCTTGGACAGCCAAACTCCATTCCTATTTGCTGACTGCGAAGGGCTTGATGGTGGAGATTCCCAACCACTATCTGCCAAAATCAAGAAAAAGATGAGTGAAAACGGGGTAGCATGGTATGA TTATGTTCGCCAATTGGGGAATCGATCGGGGTCCACCGAAGAGAGGACATTCAGGTCCGTAGGCGAAACACCACTGCGTTCGACGAACACGGAAACCGTTGAAAGCATGCCAGGTCGAACCTATGCAGTTCGAGACCTATATCCACGCATGCTCTATTCCTTCAGCGAGATTATTTGCTTCGTCACCCAGCAGCCTAATACTACAGAGGTTGCATTGAGCCAACTTATTGTATGGGCGGATAAGTCCCTCACCAAGTCTGTCAACCAGCCTGCGTTGCCACGGGTGGTCATTGTGATCAATGGCACACGAAATCATCTGGAGGAGTGGTTGGATGAAGATACCGCCACAAAAGACCTTCTCCATCGTTTTCGAGATATGCCAATCATTGACCATGGGCTCCGGAAGATTGCAGAGGCATGGTCCAACGTAGCTTGCCAGCCTCAGTCCGGTCCAAAGTCAGTGCATGATCTCATTAAACTGTATTTCACTGAGGTACGGGTTATTTACGTACCTTCCAAGGAACTAGTTGCCCCTGATGTGCTCCAGGACCAAGTTCTTCAGTTACGACGACGTTTGCTCTTTGAATGCCAACAGATACagaacaaaaaaaggaaTCTCTGGACGAGACTTAACACAACCCAGCTACATCTGTTCTTTAACAATGCATTTATTCATTTTACCAGGGATCCTGATCGTCCTTTTGATTTCCACGCTGTCCTCAAGTCGGTCAGTCCACCGCCGCAGAACTTCAGCGACTATATCACGCACCTCATAGAAGCAATCGAAATGGCAAATCTTGGTGAAAGTCCTGCTGGTACAGATGACCGACTTGCCCGACTCCTCGCGTCTTACATGTCATTTGCAACCTTGAAAAATGATGATTTTAGTACGTTGGGCATAAAAGAATATGCGCAATACTTCATTCCCAATATCATGCATGTCAAGACTGACTGA
- a CDS encoding 50S ribosome-binding GTPase domain-containing protein, with protein sequence MAEEVDDQENLPFKEADLLNCIDQESFLVTVMGLTGVGKSNLLERLGATSLRTVDGAMVGHRLESHTRTVNFYSLKYRDQHFLFIDTPGFEDGARQNSDILQIIAQHLATSYNHKKYPDSVIYVSKITETRFMGHARKNLDLFEEVCGTDSMEMVTLLTTMWDTAGQVPPTRISDFESREEELITKYWNEMIQQGAKPRRSDNTRDSLLPILDQCIARRAQLQEQGRTHPALQLQTELVEDNRKLIDTSAGSLLAHEFRQTEKRLENHKERLSKYLEEDPQNERLARRIEAVEYEIQENKEAEDRLRYWTIAGISTAFIAALGGLLGLILSAAR encoded by the exons ATGGCcgaagaagttgatgatcAGGAAAAT CTACCCTTCAAAGAAGCTGACCTGCTTAACTGCATTGACCAAGAGAGTTTTCTTGTCACAGTTATGGGCTTAACTGGTGTTGGCAAATCGAATTTGCTTGAACGACTTGGCGCAACATCTCTGCGCACGGTTGATGGCGCTATGGTCGGCCATAGACTCGAATCTC ATACGAGGACAGTTAACTTTTACTCCTTGAAATACCGAGATCAACACTTTCTCTTTATCGACACACCAGGATTTGAGGACGGTGCGCGTCAAAATTCCGACATACTCCAAATCATAGCACAGCATCTGGCGACTTCGTACAATCACAAGAAATATCCAGATTCTGTCATCTACGTATCCAAGATTACAGAGACAAGATTTATGGGTCATGCGAGGAAGAACTTGGATTTATTTGAAGAGGTCTGCGGGACCGACAGCATGGAAATGGTGACGCTTCTCACTACTATGTGGGATACTGCCGGACAGGTGCCTCCAACTAGGATATCAGACTTTGAATCCCGGGAAGAAGAGTTGATCACCAAATACTGGAACGAGATGATTCAACAGGGCGCAAAACCTCGTCGTAGTGACAATACAAGAGACTCACTGCTTCCAATACTGGATCAATGCATTGCCCGTCGAGCGCAGTTGCAAGAGCAGGGTCGGACGCACCCCGCACTACAGCTCCAGACGGAGCTGGTAGAGGACAACCGGAAACTGATAGATACCTCTGCCGGTTCGCTTCTGGCACATGAATTCAGGCAAACGGAGAAGCGGCTCGAGAACCACAAAGAACGCTTGTCGAAATATCTTGAGGAGGACCCACAAAATGAACGCCTTGCAAGGAGAATTGAGGCGGTGGAGTATGAAATTCAAGAGAATAAAGAGGCAGAGGATAGGCTTAGATACTGGACAATCGCGGGGATAAGTACCGCCTTCATCGCTGCTCTTGGGGGACTTCTTGGGCTTATCTTGAGTGCTGCAAGGTAA
- a CDS encoding L-amino-acid oxidase-like protein (similar to Chaetomium thermophilum var. thermophilum DSM 1495 XP_006692558.1): MAVSRVLGLFFLAATVSASPATQHIHIRVPSAVDSALSNVHVDYLQDVKDLHTFTYGPCDATNSSGSEIFTSSAANVTDHGNQRFVWVTSDNEQSGGCISAWKKGSNRLLGRSNPIEFAGSHPNVKRDGSSVAMTNASGIDAEGPWFDGVKLLKNKEIGAVDVKAAKCKRIGIIGGGISGLMSYYLLKTAGFNNIEISESSGRLGGRIRTKYFDDSAPSAYEYQEEGAMRIPLSITLPTNQTLNFTDHHIVFQLADTLNKINKNEPALKINWIPFFNAPALPESEYTAQPPSTSSDPALNELNDKLNKIKHDPAMWKLVSENIYEAHKKFLDMGLNGQGGDNWSESAYIHNFLKYSLNVTDQALAGGSLAPFWVNVYDDLYFSATEWVTIDKGMNRLPNAFERVVGSNVHYNRKVEKIKFSPGKKEVQISWKNNFMDLEWQNTTYDYALITAPFTAVRKWRELPKFSPTLTNAISYLNYQPACKVFVQFQDRFWENLEKPIFGSCNAITSPPGIGDVCYPSYNLNSTGPAYIIGSYLKALDWAERWVSTPEEEHVQYVLDALTNIHGPVVREKYTGKFSRKCWLMDEGTGGGAWAFPNVGQHELYIPSYFNTENNIIFIGEHTAYTHSWIASALESAVRGTVQLLLELGLVDEAKHITQTWMGRWIKV, from the exons ATGGCCGTCAGTCGTGTActtggtctcttcttccttgctgcAACAGTTTCGGCATCCCCTGCTACTCAACACATACATATTCGGGTTCCGTCAGCCGTGGATTCGGCACTCAGCAATGTCCACGTAGACTACCTCCAAGACGTGAAAGACTTACACACTTTCACGTATGGGCCATGTGATGCGACCAATAGCTCCGGCTCAGAAATATTTACTTCCAGCGCAGCGAATGTTACAGACCACGGCAACCAGAGGTTTGTGTGGGTGACTTCAGACAATGAGCAATCGGGAGGCTGTATCTCAGCTTGGAAAAAAGGCTCAAATAGGCTTCTTGGTCGAAGCAACCCCATCGAGTTTGCTGGCTCACACCCCAACGTCAAGAGAGATGGGAGTTCCGTCGCAATGACAAACGCGTCCGGCATAGACGCCGAGGGTCCTTGGTTTGACGGAGTTAAGCTCctcaagaacaaggagatTGGCGCCGTTGATGTAAAAGCTGCGAAATGTAAAA GAATTGGCATTATTGGCGGTGGCATCTCTGGGCTCATGTCTTAT TATTTGTTGAAAACAGCAGGGttcaacaacattgaaatatCCGAGTCAAGCGGCCGACTGGGAGG CCGCATCCGTACCAAATACTTTGATGACTCGGCGCCGTCGGCTTATGAATACCAGGAAGAAGGGGCAATGCGTATCCCTCTGAGCATCACGTTGCCCACAAACCAAACCCTCAACTTCACGGATCACCATATCGTGTTTCAGCTTGCCGATACGCTGAATAAGATTAACAAGAATGAGCCCGCGCTGAAGATTAATTGGATTCCTTTTTTTAATGCGCCTGCATTGCCGGAAAGTGAATACACGGCTCAGCCTCCGTCTACGTCATCCGACCCGGCTCTGAACGAACTGAATGATAAACTGAATAAGATCAAGCACGACCCAGCTATGTGGAAGCTCGTTAGCGAGAATATCTACGAGGCACATAAGAAGTTCTTAG ATATGGGACTGAACGGCCAAGGAGGTGACAACTGGTCCGAGTCTGCTTATATTCACAACTTTCTCAAATACAGTCTGAACGTAACCGATCAGGCACTTGCGGGTGGCTCCTTAGCTCCCTTTTGGGTCAATGT ATATGACGATTTGTATTTTTCAGCTACCGAATGGGTAACTATTGACAAGG GAATGAACCGACTGCCAAACGCCTTTGAACGTGTCGTTGGCAGCAATGTCCATTATAACCGCAAGGTTGAGAAAATCAAGTTTTCgccagggaagaaggaggtccAGATATCGTGGAAAAACAACTTTATGGATCTCGAGTGGCAAAACACCACGTACGACTATGCTCTAATCACGGCGCCTTTCACAGCAGTGAGAAAATGGCGAGAGCTGCCCA AATTTTCCCCTACATTGACCAACGCGATATCATATCTCAACTATCAGCCGGCCTGCAAG GTTTTCGTTCAATTCCAAGACCGGTTCTGGGAGAATCTTGAGAAACCAATTTTCGGCAGCTGCAATGCGATCACTAGCCCTCCCGGTATTGGTGATGTGTGCTACCCGTCCTACAACCTCAACTCCACTGGGCCAGCATATATCATTGGCAGCTACCTCAAGGCGCTTGACTGGGCCGAACGCTGGGTATCAACACCGGAAGAAGAACATGTGCAGTATGTACTGGACGCGTTGACGAACATTCACGGACCTGTCGTGCGTGAGAAGTACACGGGCAAATTCAGCCGCAAATGCTGGTTAATGGACGAAGGTACTGGAGGTGGTGCCTGGGCTTTCCCAAATGTTGGCCAGCATGAGCTGTATATCCCGAGCTACTTTAACACGGAGAATAAT ATCATATTTATTGGCGAGCACACAGCCTACACTCATTCATGGA TCGCCTCTGCCTTGGAATCTGCAGTCCGTGGCACCGTTCAATTGCTTCTCG agcttggcttggtcgaTGAAGCAAAACATATCACCCAGACGTGGATGGGGCGTTGGATCAAGGTGTAA
- a CDS encoding fungal specific transcription factor domain-containing protein (similar to Aspergillus niger CBS 513.88 XP_001400133.2), which translates to MDSGAVSDPTRNTSNLAIRANPDSDKEADWDASRPQAARRRRNRVIHSCMECRRRKKKCDRADRCRNCIESGQQCIYVPPADSETRLTYMLTRMKEEKDAIEATLLKDTYEDHARSGKSGQSRKRSRAPRDEGTDEAEESNSDDDGYLEPTPLAVEHAAYATSADDDVDGLGIMIGRMRLTERIGGLYRPWIADEIMSSLQHNPSRSSPSVQSATVSVPPDDVEETEQFSSAPSLNLILGHGHHHEDLVQYIPTRNITDRLLEQYWAAVHPIVRTLHRPSFAQRYETLWEAIENGDQVAPSLVALVCAVLMSALTSMGNQHVLEACSVSKINLHSRLKLGTELALSQAELLKSSKTETIQAFVTYMLSICVGETSRAHSVLTGMVVRLAECMGLHRDPSEYGFSPAECQTRRLIWYQICYLDIKTSSIQGPRPFIHADGYTTRLPLELTSPIPMQNTPRPCHDLIFPMIRFECQEMQRKCLKMRQRVDQKRLSITKAISKVEAFRIAMEAKYTPFLDSPSPSPMQKMARLVMTLFISLIYPFLLHRYMNSVTYRMPDRLRQIVLVKGTEALEAAVKLDASEDLQHWAWYNSSYQEYHIAFLLLFEVFNYPLRKEASRIWVCLDWIFADVLAGVPFVGAGVHASMQDIIAHRDSKARYILTTISERMRIYQRAKGLRSPAQFHESMVVVTPQKAGDDFDPMMPLNYAHAMPELSTSSVSLCEASHPQPSLGSTRRSQSGTQRSSILADDGHRTANAWPHVLEKEGSWGIHTSPGMFSDTKLDNDRLSGERLQSGHLGDEPGTTTTGDVTSAHSEHDPQSQEQPLIDIDWVLWDTLFPPQINNGDLDIAEHGSWLDGPSSNSY; encoded by the exons ATGGATTCCGGTGCAGTATCCGATCCGACAAGAAACACCAGCAACTTGGCCATACGTGCCAATCCTGATTCGGATAAGGAAGCTGACTGGGATGCTTCTCGTCCCCAAGCAGCCCGGAGACGACGGAATCGAGTGATTCACTCATGCATGGAATGTCGCCGCCGAAAGAAGAAATGCGACAGAGCG GATCGTTGCCGAAACTGCATTGAATCTGGCCAGCAATGCATCTATGTTCCGCCTGCAGATTCTGAAACTCGGTTAACTTACATGTTGACTCGAATGAAGGAGGAAAAGGATGCAATCGAAGCTACGCTCCTAAAGGATACGTACGAGGACCACGCTCGTTCCGGGAAATCCGGACAAAGTCGAAAGCGCTCTAGAGCACCTAGAGATGAAGGAACAGATGAAGCGGAAGAGTCTAAcagcgatgatgatggataTCTAGAACCCACGCCGTTGGCAGTCGAGCACGCAGCCTATGCAACCAGTgcggatgatgatgtagaCGGACTGGGCATAATGATTGGGAGAATGCGACTGACTGAGCGTATCGGCGGCTTATATCGCCCATGGATCGCTGACGAG ATCATGTCCTCACTACAACACAACCCCAGCCGATCCTCTCCTTCAGTACAGTCAGCCACAGTTTCAGTCCCTCctgatgatgtcgaggaaACTGAACAATTCTCCTCCGCACCATCTCTCAATCTGATACTCGGCCATGGTCACCATCATGAAGATTTAGTGCAGTATATTCCCACCCGCAACATTACAGACAGGCTTCTAGAGCAGTACTGGGCTGCAGTTCATCCTATAGTGCGAACACTTCACCGACCTTCATTCGCACAGCGATATGAGACTCTCTGGGAGGCGATTGAAAACGGAGACCAGGTGGCACCGTCCTTGGTTGCTTTGGTCTGCGCTGTGCTCATGTCTGCTCTAACTAGCATGGGCAACCAGCACGTATTGGAGGCTTGCTCCGTTTCCAAGATCAACCTTCATAGTCGTTTGAAATTGGGTACGGAGCTTGCCCTAAGTCAAGCAGAGCTATTGAAGTCGTCGAAGACGGAGACAATACAAGCTTTTGTGACATATATG CTTTCTATTTGTGTCGGTGAGACATCTCGTGCTCATTCAGTCTTGACCGGCATGGTCGTCAGACTAGCAGAATGTATGGGCCTTCATCGCGATCCATCTGAATACGGCTTCTCACCAGCAGAGTGCCAGACTCGACGACTCATCTGGTACCAAATATGCTACCTAGACATCAAAACAAGCAGCATCCAAGGACCTCGACCATTCATCCACGCTGACGGATACACCACACGTCTTCCCTTGGAACTGACCTCGCCGATACCCATGCAAAACACGCCTCGTCCCTGCCACGACTTAATATTTCCCATGATTCGGTTCGAATGTCAAGAAATGCAGCGCAAGTGCTTAAAAATGCGACAAAGAGTGGACCAGAAGAGGCTAAGTATCACCAAAGCAATTTCTAAGGTCGAGGCATTCCGTATCGCGATGGAAGCCAAGTACACGCCTTTCCTCGACTCACCGTCCCCGAGCCCAATGCAGAAAATGGCGAGACTAGTGATGACGCTCTTCATCAGCCTTATTTACCCTTTTCTGCTACACCGATACATGAACAGCGTTACGTATCGCATGCCTGACAGGCTACGCCAAATAGTTCTTGTCAAAGGCACAGAGGCGCTGGAAGCAGCAGTAAAGCTAGACGCATCTGAAGATCTCCAGCACTGGGCCTGGTATAATTCCTCTTATCAGGAATATCACATTGCGTTTCTGCTCCTATTTGAGGTGTTTAATTACCCTCTCCGCAAGGAAGCGAGCAGGATATGGGTGTGCCTCGACTGGATATTCGCGGATGTGTTGGCAGGCGTACCTTTCGTAGGTGCAGGCGTCCACGCTTCAATGCAGGACATTATTGCACATCGGGACAGTAAAGCGAGATATATCTTGACTACGATTTCTGAACGGATGCGCATCTATCAACGAGCCAAGGGATTGAGATCGCCGGCACAGTTCCACGAATCCATGGTTGTGGTTACGCCTCAGAAGGCTGGTGACGACTTTGATCCCATGATGCCGCTCAACTATGCACACGCGATGCCTGAATTAAGCACTAGCAGTGTGAGCCTTTGTGAggcttctcatcctcagccGTCTCTTGGTAGTACGAGACGCTCACAATCAGGAACTCAACGTTCATCAATTTTAGCAGATGACGGCCACAGAACGGCGAATGCGTGGCCACATGTCTTGGAAAAGGAGGGCAGTTGGGGTATCCATACTTCTCCAGGCATGTTTTCGGACACGAAATTGGATAACGATAGATTAAGTGGCGAAAGACTTCAATCTGGCCATCTTGGTGATGAACCGGGCACAACGACAACTGGAGATGTAACATCTGCGCATTCCGAACACGACCCCCAAAGCCAGGAACAGCCGCTGATAGATATAGACTGG GTTCTCTGGGACACGTTGTTTCCGCCGCAGATCAATAACGGCGATTTGGATATAGCCGAGCATGGCTCATGGTTAGACGGGCCATCCAGTAACAGCTATTAG
- a CDS encoding phosphotransferase enzyme family protein (similar to Eutypa lata UCREL1 XP_007790002.1), translating into MSLDTSAETSPRLPFFALQSRLPAPLPTAEEIETSSELLQEYTGRRIVRFGDHYIIKYGLNVSPVEGENMLLIGKILPAHVPEVYAIYSTKNEEGGLVYYIIMERIAGHGLDALWNGLDSARKTEIARKLRSCLDTVRRLPSPGYFGCIGRRKFEDSMFWVAPDDDSLSSTISGPFESESLLNSALIEKYLYNSGLDQKAAFYRRVLPLILRGHKPVFTHGDLHRKNVILRENGELVLLDWEAAGWYPEYWEYAMAMFACGAWQDDWHEFLGQVLVEYPTEYAWFDMLRREIWS; encoded by the coding sequence ATGTCCTTGGACACGAGTGCGGAAACGTCACCTCGGCTACCGTTCTTTGCTCTTCAATCCCGCCTCCCAGCTCCGTTGCCAACAGCGGAGGAGATTGAAACTTCGAGCGAGCTCCTTCAGGAATATACCGGCCGACGAATCGTGCGTTTCGGTGACCATTACATAATAAAATATGGCTTAAATGTGAGCCCGGTCGAGGGTGAGAATATGTTACTAATCGGAAAGATATTGCCCGCCCATGTGCCAGAAGTATATGCAATATATTCCACCAAAAATGAAGAAGGCGGCCTTGTCTACTACATAATCATGGAACGCATCGCTGGACATGGGCTGGACGCCTTATGGAACGGCCTTGACTCAGCGAGAAAAACTGAAATTGCTCGAAAACTGCGGTCGTGCCTGGACACAGTACGGAGGCTCCCTTCCCCAGGTTATTTCGGGTGTATTGGCAGACGGAAATTCGAAGATTCCATGTTCTGGGTAGCGCCCGATGATGATAGTCTGAGCTCTACAATCAGCGGGCCGTTTGAGTCGGAGTCTCTATTAAACAGCGCTTTAATTGAGAAGTATCTTTATAACAGTGGACTGGATCAGAAGGCTGCGTTTTACCGCCGCGTACTTCCTCTCATTCTGCGTGGTCACAAGCCAGTATTCACGCACGGCGACTTGCACAGAAAGAATGTCATATTAAGGGAAAACGGTGAGCTCGTTTTACTTGATTGGGAGGCCGCTGGTTGGTATCCCGAATACTGGGAGTATGCCATGGCAATGTTTGCGTGTGGCGCTTGGCAGGATGATTGGCACGAGTTCCTCGGCCAGGTCTTGGTAGAATACCCAACCGAATATGCATGGTTTGATATGCTGAGGAGAGAAATATGGAGCTAG
- a CDS encoding kinase domain-containing protein (similar to Metarhizium acridum CQMa 102 XP_007813054.1), which translates to MSYPIYKVAYLGLPRNHHATFVETDANGGGVVFHVTGDIQNGMRFETKAGLSYIRTPIDVFDLPGDGGTHKCLVFEPMRETLSQFQQRLPRQRLGLSLFKAYMFCLLQALDYLHTDCRLIHTGMSLDDNIMVTIEDDSVLEDLVHYYKTNSQPRHIRKEDGRVMYLSHDEFGGLRGTNFLPQLTDFNLCFPGFPDNRGHISPIQSHRYPVPEVFLGCPWSYGADIWNLGLMQMWNLLENTSLFDHPAGDDGQYDAHGHLAHMVSMLGDPPAVLIQRERMCRKAKLGRVIVNPKGKECEIMNEFWGGPFFDKDGTLRNAKGETQLSDTVTELAGEEKRQFLDFAGSMLQWLPEKRKTAKELVQHPFLEDLKIP; encoded by the exons ATGTCGTACCCGATTTACAAAGTCGCTTATCTTGGCCTTCCTCGCAATCACCATGCCACTTTTGTTGAAACTGACGCCAACGGCGGTGGGGTAGTCTTCCATGTGACAGGAGATATACAGAACGGGATGCGATTTGAGACCAAGGCA GGTCTCTCGTATATTCGAACACCAATTGATGTCTTCGATTTGCCTGGCGACGGTGGGACGCACAAATGTCTAGTATTCGAACCTATGAGAGAGACTCTTTCCCAGTTCCAGCAAAGACTGCCACGGCAAAGGCTAGGGCTTTCCTTGTTTAAAGCGTACATGTtttgtcttcttcaagcGCTGGACTACTTGCATACAGACTGCCGTTTGATCCATACAGGTATGAGTTTG GatgacaacatcatggtGACGATTGAAGACGATTCGGTGCTAGAAGACCTTGTTCATTACTACAAGACCAACTCCCAACCTCGACACATCCGAAAGGAAGATGGGCGTGTGATGTACCTGTCGCATGATGAGTTTGGTGGTCTACGAGGAACTAACTTTTTACCGCAGCTGACTGACTTTAATCTCTGCTTCCCTGGATTCCCTGATAACCGGGGGCATATCTCTCCAATCCAATCTCACCGATATCCTGTGCCGGAGGTGTTTCTCGGCTGTCCATGGTCTTATGGCGCCGATATATGGAATCTCGGCTTAATG CAGATGTGGAACCTCTTGGAAAACACCAGCCTATTCGATCATCCTGCAGGCGACGACGGGCAATACGACGCACACGGCCATCTTGCTCACATGGTTTCTATGCTTGGTGATCCTCCCGCGGTTCTAATTCAGAGAGAGCGCATGTGCCGTAAGGCTAAACTCGGTAGAGTGATTGTGAACCCGAAGGGTAAAGAGTGTGAAATAATGAACGAGTTCTGGGGAGGACCGTttttcgacaaggacggTACGTTGCGAAACGCAAA AGGGGAGACGCAATTGTCTGACACGGTGACAGAGCTTGCTggggaggaaaagaggcaGTTCTTGGACTTTGCTGGCTCTAtgctgcaatggctgcctgagaagaggaagacTGCGAAAGAGCTTGTGCAGCATCCCTTTCTTGAAGATTTAAAGATTCCTTGA
- a CDS encoding metalloprotease protein (similar to Togninia minima UCRPA7 XP_007914928.1): protein MNFSKPTLISLLAFAALSCGVQAAELGEKGFVCGTKYTKGEEAVGRLRREFAPTAEVFRRNGVPVEIAPISVDVYVHVVSTPGIKPAKGPVVGIDSIDDTVVRNQVAVLNDSFKPANISFTFKETDKTSYDNWDFANFATHELNLKKKLHKGSKTALNLYIIQYLGENKGGMCNAPWGLNQTDGLVLDGCFIDSRTVPGGPMATNNQGKIAVHEVGHWLGLLHTFQGGCDGDGDQVDDTPAHTSRFIGCTAEGLDTCPQPGIDPVHNYMAYNGDECSTEFTKGQIDRMHSMWQTYRL from the exons ATGAATTTTAGCAAGCCTACTCTTATTAGCCTTCTGGCTTTCGCAGCACTATCTTGCGGCGTCCAGGCAGCCGAACTGGGCGAGAAAGGCTTTGTATGCGGCACCAAGTATACCAAGGGAGAAGAGGCTGTTGGCCGTTTGCGCCGCGAGTTTGCTCCTACTGCAGAGGTCTTCCGCCGCAATGGCGTCCCGGTTGAGATCGCCCCCATTAGCGTCGACGTTTATGTGCACGTCGTTTCTACTCCAGGTATTAAGCCTGCTAAAGGCCCTGTTGTAGGGATTGACTCTATTGAT GATACAGTTGTTCGCAACCAGGTGGCAGTGCTTAACGATAGCTTCAAGCCTGCAAACATATCCTTCACTTTCAAGGAGACTGATAAGACATCCTACGATAACTGGGACTTTGCGAACTTTGCCACACACGAGTTAAATTTAAAGAAGAAGCTCCACAAGGGTAGTAAGACGGCTCTTAACCTCTATATTATACAGTATTTGGGCGAGAATAAAGGAGGTATGTGCAACGCTCCCTGGGGTCTAAACCAGACTGATGGACTGGTCTTGGACGGATGTTTCATCGATAGCCGAACGGTTCCTGGCGGTCCAATGGCTACCAATAACCAAGGCAAGATTGCCGTCCACGAGGTCGGccattggcttggcttaCTTCACACTTTTCAGGGCGGAtgcgatggcgatggcgatcAAGTTGACGACACACCTGCTCATACATCTCGCTTTATTGGCTGCACTGCTGAGGGCTTAGACACTTGCCCCCAGCCGGGCATAGATCCCGTTCATAACTATATGGCCTATAATGGCGA CGAATGCAGTACGGAATTCACCAAGGGCCAGATCGATCGTATGCATAGCATGTGGCAAACGTACCGCTTGTAG